In Nocardia yunnanensis, one DNA window encodes the following:
- the tsaD gene encoding tRNA (adenosine(37)-N6)-threonylcarbamoyltransferase complex transferase subunit TsaD has product MIVMGIESSCDETGVGIVRRLPDGTCELLADEVASSVDQHARFGGVVPEIASRAHLEAIVPAMRRALAAAGIGKPDALAVTIGPGLAGALLVGVAAAKAYAAAWDIPFYALNHLGGHVAVDTLEHGPMPPAVALLVSGGHTHLLQVTDLAQPIVELGSTVDDAAGEAFDKVARLLGLGYPGGPVLDAIAADGDPQAIPFPRGMTGPRDPRYDFSFSGLKTAVARYVEAAQREGRELPIPDIAASFQEAVADVLTMKAVRAVQDLGVDTLVLGGGATANSRIRSLAEERCTAAGITLRVPKPRLCTDNGVMIATLGAHVIAGGATPSALTVATDPGLPVSTSIL; this is encoded by the coding sequence ATGATCGTCATGGGTATCGAAAGCTCCTGCGACGAAACGGGAGTCGGCATCGTGCGCCGGCTGCCCGACGGCACCTGCGAACTGCTCGCCGACGAGGTCGCCTCCAGCGTGGATCAGCACGCGCGCTTCGGCGGCGTGGTGCCCGAGATCGCCTCGCGCGCACACCTCGAGGCCATCGTGCCCGCCATGCGCCGGGCGCTGGCGGCGGCCGGGATCGGCAAGCCGGACGCGCTCGCGGTCACCATCGGGCCGGGGCTCGCGGGCGCGCTGCTGGTGGGCGTCGCGGCGGCGAAAGCCTATGCGGCGGCGTGGGATATCCCGTTCTACGCGCTCAACCATCTCGGCGGGCACGTGGCCGTGGACACCCTCGAACACGGGCCCATGCCGCCCGCGGTCGCGTTGCTGGTGTCGGGCGGGCACACGCATCTGTTGCAGGTGACCGATCTCGCCCAGCCCATCGTCGAACTGGGCAGCACCGTCGACGATGCCGCCGGCGAGGCGTTCGACAAGGTGGCGCGGCTGCTCGGCCTCGGCTATCCGGGCGGCCCGGTGCTGGATGCCATTGCGGCCGACGGTGATCCGCAGGCCATCCCCTTCCCGCGCGGCATGACCGGCCCCCGCGACCCGCGCTACGACTTCTCCTTCTCCGGTCTCAAGACCGCCGTGGCCCGCTATGTCGAAGCGGCGCAACGGGAAGGCCGGGAGCTGCCCATCCCCGATATCGCCGCCTCCTTCCAGGAAGCCGTCGCCGACGTCCTCACGATGAAGGCCGTGCGCGCCGTCCAGGATCTCGGCGTCGACACCCTGGTGCTCGGCGGCGGCGCGACCGCCAACTCCCGCATCCGCTCCCTGGCCGAAGAGCGTTGCACCGCAGCGGGAATCACCCTGCGCGTCCCCAAACCGCGGCTGTGCACCGACAACGGCGTCATGATCGCCACCCTGGGCGCCCACGTGATCGCCGGCGGCGCAACCCCTTCCGCCCTGACTGTGGCCACGGACCCCGGCCTGC
- the tsaB gene encoding tRNA (adenosine(37)-N6)-threonylcarbamoyltransferase complex dimerization subunit type 1 TsaB, translating into MLILAVDTATPAVTAGLVELEPAKPGSNAPLITTVASKVTVDARAHNEVLTPQILACLAESGRDRADIAAVVAGVGPGPFTGLRVGMATAAAFGDALGVPVHGVCSLDAIAADTQSYLRESSEPTELLVVTDARRREVYWARYRATGDGRTLARVEGPEVSKPAELDQAAATVIAGSASHVDYFDLPVLPVETPSPAGLVRCAAADILAGVEPAPLVPLYLRRPDAVEKSYAQVGR; encoded by the coding sequence ATGCTGATATTGGCTGTTGACACCGCGACTCCGGCCGTCACGGCGGGACTGGTGGAACTGGAACCGGCGAAACCCGGATCGAACGCACCGCTGATCACCACGGTCGCCTCCAAGGTGACCGTGGATGCTCGCGCGCACAACGAGGTGCTGACACCTCAGATCCTGGCGTGCCTCGCCGAATCCGGCCGCGACCGTGCCGATATCGCCGCCGTGGTGGCGGGGGTCGGGCCGGGGCCGTTCACCGGACTGCGCGTGGGCATGGCCACCGCGGCCGCGTTCGGTGACGCCCTGGGCGTCCCGGTCCACGGGGTGTGCAGCCTCGACGCCATCGCCGCCGACACCCAGAGCTATCTGCGCGAGAGCTCGGAGCCGACCGAACTGCTGGTGGTCACCGACGCCCGCCGCCGCGAGGTGTACTGGGCGCGCTATCGCGCCACCGGCGACGGCCGCACGCTGGCCCGCGTGGAGGGTCCCGAGGTGAGCAAGCCCGCCGAGCTGGATCAGGCCGCCGCCACCGTGATCGCCGGATCCGCTTCGCACGTCGACTATTTCGATCTGCCGGTGCTGCCGGTGGAAACGCCCTCGCCCGCCGGACTGGTGCGCTGCGCCGCCGCCGACATTCTCGCCGGTGTCGAACCCGCCCCGCTGGTGCCGCTGTATCTGCGCCGCCCCGACGCGGTCGAGAAGAGTTACGCGCAGGTGGGCCGATGA
- the tsaE gene encoding tRNA (adenosine(37)-N6)-threonylcarbamoyltransferase complex ATPase subunit type 1 TsaE, with the protein MTDHRMLTTVDDTEALGRELAGQLQAGDLVILDGPLGAGKTALTRGIAAGLGVEGRVSSPTFIIARQHRAGAHPGAVALVHVDAYRLGGDLDELDALDLDTDLDHAVVVVEWGLGVVEHLADRHLRVQLRREPESDVRTAEWEWIAAN; encoded by the coding sequence ATGACCGACCATCGCATGCTCACCACCGTCGACGACACCGAGGCGCTCGGCCGCGAACTCGCCGGGCAGCTGCAGGCCGGTGATCTGGTCATCCTCGACGGACCGCTGGGTGCGGGCAAGACCGCGCTCACCCGCGGCATCGCGGCGGGCCTCGGCGTCGAAGGACGGGTCAGCTCACCGACTTTCATCATCGCCCGCCAGCATCGCGCCGGCGCGCATCCGGGCGCGGTGGCGCTGGTCCACGTGGACGCCTACCGGCTCGGCGGCGATCTGGACGAACTCGACGCCCTGGACCTCGACACCGATCTCGACCACGCCGTGGTGGTCGTCGAGTGGGGTCTGGGCGTGGTCGAACACCTCGCCGACCGTCACCTGCGCGTACAGTTGCGCCGCGAACCCGAGTCCGATGTCCGCACCGCCGAATGGGAGTGGATCGCCGCCAACTGA
- the alr gene encoding alanine racemase — protein MPDPQVEIVVDLDAIAHNVRVLAEHAGNAAVMVVVKADGYNHGAAEVARAALAAGAREIGTTTVAEAVELRAAGITAPILSWLNTSDADYAGGIEADIELGVSAAAQLAAVAAAARELGRTATVSLKVDTGLNRNGIPAVEFPEVLELLGKLVADGTVRFRALFSHLAMADEPRHPVNDRQRDRFLDFVAAAKEQGLEPELVHLANSAAALTRPDLAFDMIRPGIAVYGLSPIPEQSDFGLRPAMTFRARVLRVKRVAAGEGVSYGHQWIAERDTTVALIPAGYADGVPRPLSGRFSVWLGGARRPQIGRVCMDQFVVDLGANETGVRAGDAAILFGGESGHPHAQEWADALGTINYEIVCAPRGRARRTHLGGDR, from the coding sequence ATGCCCGACCCGCAGGTGGAAATCGTCGTCGATCTGGACGCTATCGCCCATAACGTGCGTGTCCTGGCCGAGCATGCCGGGAATGCGGCGGTCATGGTCGTGGTGAAGGCGGACGGATACAACCACGGCGCCGCCGAGGTCGCGCGGGCGGCGTTGGCGGCGGGCGCCCGCGAGATCGGGACGACCACGGTCGCCGAGGCGGTGGAACTGCGCGCCGCGGGCATCACGGCGCCGATCCTGTCCTGGCTCAACACTTCCGACGCCGACTACGCCGGCGGCATCGAGGCGGATATCGAACTCGGCGTCTCCGCCGCGGCACAGCTGGCGGCGGTCGCCGCGGCCGCGCGCGAGCTGGGCCGCACCGCGACCGTGAGCCTGAAGGTCGATACCGGATTGAACCGCAACGGCATCCCGGCCGTCGAGTTCCCCGAGGTCCTCGAACTGCTCGGCAAGCTGGTCGCCGACGGCACCGTGCGTTTCCGCGCCCTGTTCTCGCATCTGGCCATGGCCGACGAGCCCCGGCATCCGGTCAACGACCGGCAGCGTGACCGTTTCCTCGACTTCGTCGCCGCCGCCAAGGAGCAGGGCCTGGAACCGGAGCTGGTGCATCTGGCGAATTCGGCTGCGGCGCTGACCCGCCCGGATCTGGCCTTCGACATGATCCGTCCCGGCATTGCCGTGTACGGACTTTCCCCGATTCCGGAGCAGTCGGATTTCGGTCTGCGCCCGGCCATGACCTTCCGCGCCCGGGTGCTGCGGGTGAAACGAGTCGCCGCCGGGGAGGGCGTGTCCTACGGCCACCAGTGGATCGCCGAACGCGACACCACCGTCGCCCTGATTCCCGCCGGGTACGCCGACGGGGTGCCGCGCCCGCTCAGCGGCCGGTTCTCGGTGTGGCTGGGCGGTGCGCGCCGGCCGCAGATCGGCCGGGTGTGCATGGATCAGTTCGTGGTGGATCTCGGCGCGAACGAGACGGGCGTGCGCGCGGGCGACGCCGCGATCCTGTTCGGCGGTGAGTCCGGTCACCCGCACGCCCAGGAATGGGCGGACGCGCTCGGCACCATCAACTACGAAATCGTCTGCGCGCCCCGCGGCCGCGCGCGGCGCACCCACCTGGGTGGCGACCGATGA
- the rimI gene encoding ribosomal protein S18-alanine N-acetyltransferase — translation MTIRIEPMRPDDVTRCAELEQVLFPEDDPWHEVSFLSELAGPHNRYITARDARGRMVGYAGIALLGTADHPEAEVHTIGVDPADHRRGIGTLLLEALLLEAGKRGGPVFLEVRTDNAPAITLYEKHGFHIIGLRKNYYQPSGADAYTMRRPAMAGFPQDGFTTDAEVSS, via the coding sequence ATGACCATCCGCATCGAACCGATGCGGCCGGACGACGTCACCCGCTGCGCCGAACTCGAACAGGTGCTGTTCCCGGAGGACGATCCCTGGCACGAGGTTTCGTTCCTGTCGGAGCTGGCCGGACCGCACAACCGCTACATCACCGCGCGGGACGCGCGGGGCCGCATGGTCGGATACGCCGGAATCGCCTTGCTGGGCACCGCGGATCACCCGGAGGCCGAGGTGCACACCATCGGCGTCGACCCGGCCGATCATCGCCGCGGCATCGGCACGCTGCTGCTGGAAGCTCTCCTGCTGGAGGCCGGCAAGCGCGGCGGCCCGGTGTTCCTCGAGGTCCGCACCGACAACGCGCCCGCCATCACGCTGTACGAGAAGCACGGCTTCCACATCATCGGCTTGCGCAAGAACTACTACCAGCCCAGCGGCGCCGACGCGTACACCATGCGCCGCCCGGCCATGGCCGGGTTCCCGCAGGACGGATTCACCACCGACGCCGAGGTCTCGTCATGA